In Allomuricauda ruestringensis DSM 13258, the following proteins share a genomic window:
- a CDS encoding CopD family protein yields the protein MLYPYIKSLHLIFVVTWFAGLFYIPRLFIYHIEAWQKPSPDREILSDQLKLMTKRLWYIITWPSAILCTLFAIWLLILMPAWLQQPWMHVKLAFVALLFVYHFKCHQIFKQLQRDEVKYTSKFMRIWNEVATLVLFAVVFLVVLKSAFNWIYGIVGIFALMILLMLGIRWYKKVRDKNPNA from the coding sequence TTGCTGTACCCCTATATAAAATCGTTGCACTTAATATTTGTGGTGACCTGGTTTGCAGGTTTGTTCTACATCCCCAGGCTGTTCATCTACCATATTGAAGCTTGGCAAAAACCATCACCCGATAGGGAAATCCTTTCCGATCAATTAAAGTTGATGACGAAACGATTATGGTACATCATTACTTGGCCATCGGCAATCTTGTGTACGTTGTTCGCGATATGGTTGTTGATTTTGATGCCCGCATGGTTGCAGCAACCTTGGATGCACGTTAAACTGGCCTTTGTGGCGCTACTTTTTGTGTATCATTTTAAATGCCATCAAATTTTTAAGCAATTACAGCGGGATGAGGTTAAATACACTTCAAAATTTATGCGAATTTGGAATGAGGTGGCTACCCTTGTCCTGTTTGCCGTTGTGTTTTTGGTGGTTTTAAAAAGTGCTTTTAATTGGATCTATGGTATTGTGGGCATCTTTGCCCTTATGATTTTATTGATGCTCGGTATCCGATGGTACAAAAAAGTTCGGGACAAAAATCCGAATGCTTAG
- a CDS encoding GNAT family N-acetyltransferase, with amino-acid sequence MSLHYKKCTASDLKTLVHISKETFRTAFEKDNDPKDFEAYIQEAFHPDKLAKELAHRDCLFHFVYDDETLVGYFKLNIGTAQTDVHDPNALEVERIYVLGEHQGKKIGAWILQEIITKAKELDKDYIWLGVWEHNPKAIRFYQKHGFTKFNEHPYYIGTDKQTDWLLRLDLQ; translated from the coding sequence ATGTCCTTGCACTATAAAAAATGTACCGCTTCCGACCTAAAAACTTTGGTGCATATATCCAAAGAGACCTTTAGAACGGCTTTTGAAAAGGACAATGACCCAAAGGATTTTGAAGCGTATATCCAAGAAGCGTTCCATCCTGATAAACTAGCCAAAGAGCTTGCCCACAGGGACTGTCTTTTTCATTTTGTTTATGACGATGAAACATTGGTTGGGTATTTTAAATTGAATATTGGAACGGCGCAGACCGATGTGCACGATCCCAATGCCTTAGAAGTTGAACGTATTTATGTGCTTGGGGAGCATCAAGGTAAAAAGATAGGTGCTTGGATCCTTCAAGAGATCATCACAAAAGCCAAAGAGTTGGATAAAGACTATATTTGGCTAGGGGTATGGGAACACAACCCCAAAGCCATACGTTTTTATCAAAAACATGGTTTTACAAAGTTTAACGAACACCCTTATTATATCGGTACCGATAAACAAACCGATTGGTTGTTGCGTTTAGATCTTCAATAA
- a CDS encoding helix-turn-helix domain-containing protein, with protein MYIIKQLRRKNNISQSQLGKEIGVSLRTIQLYERKDANIPIKNLTKIAEYFGLTIAELYMHEVNDMGEAYTKRQPFTKHGSVFYPLEHGKYLVMAPLVLVEWHKKYIQSLKKNNLSNPFQGGFIIDFLADEPHRIFEVSGDSMNDSSLEAIPNKAYVLGLEIKKESLTRNNETFWNQSYILVCTNRIICKQLTGYNRENKTILCHNLNTSPEFQDFELPLDDVLQVFKIVKKQL; from the coding sequence ATGTATATAATTAAGCAGTTAAGACGAAAAAATAATATTAGCCAATCACAATTGGGTAAAGAAATTGGGGTTAGCCTTCGCACCATTCAGCTCTACGAACGCAAGGATGCAAACATTCCCATTAAGAATCTCACCAAAATTGCCGAATATTTTGGACTTACCATTGCCGAACTCTATATGCACGAGGTCAACGACATGGGAGAGGCCTACACCAAGCGACAGCCTTTTACAAAACATGGCAGTGTTTTTTACCCGTTGGAGCATGGAAAATACTTGGTAATGGCCCCTTTGGTATTGGTGGAATGGCACAAAAAATATATTCAAAGTTTAAAGAAAAACAATCTGAGCAATCCTTTTCAGGGAGGTTTTATAATTGATTTTTTAGCGGATGAACCCCATCGCATATTTGAGGTGTCCGGCGATTCCATGAACGATTCCAGCTTAGAGGCAATTCCGAACAAGGCATATGTACTTGGGTTGGAAATTAAAAAAGAATCGTTAACGCGCAATAATGAAACCTTTTGGAACCAATCTTATATATTGGTTTGTACGAATAGGATTATCTGTAAACAGCTTACAGGGTATAACAGGGAAAATAAGACGATTTTGTGCCATAATTTGAACACATCTCCCGAATTTCAGGACTTTGAGCTGCCTTTGGATGATGTGTTACAAGTCTTCAAGATTGTGAAAAAGCAGCTTTGA
- a CDS encoding CoA transferase subunit A, with the protein MINKTVANVKEALEGVKDGMTFMLGGFGLCGIPENAIDELVRLGVKDITCISNNAGVDDFGLGLLLQKHQIKKMISSYVGENDEFERQMLSGELEVELTPQGTLAEKCRAAQAGFPAFYTPAGYGTEVAEGKETREFDGKMYVLEPAFKADFSFVKAWKGDEAGNLIFKGTARNFNPCMCGAATITVAEVEELLPAGSLDPNEIHIPGIFVQRIFQGKSFEKRIERRTVRQKK; encoded by the coding sequence ATGATCAATAAAACAGTTGCCAATGTTAAAGAGGCTTTGGAGGGTGTAAAGGATGGAATGACCTTTATGTTGGGTGGATTTGGCCTATGCGGAATACCCGAAAATGCCATTGACGAATTGGTACGATTGGGCGTTAAGGACATTACCTGTATATCCAATAATGCCGGGGTCGATGATTTTGGTCTGGGGCTACTCTTGCAGAAACATCAAATCAAGAAAATGATTTCCTCCTACGTGGGCGAAAACGATGAATTTGAACGTCAAATGTTGAGCGGAGAACTTGAAGTAGAACTGACACCACAAGGAACTTTGGCCGAAAAATGCAGGGCGGCACAAGCAGGTTTTCCTGCCTTTTATACCCCGGCAGGTTATGGAACCGAGGTCGCAGAAGGAAAAGAGACCAGGGAATTTGATGGAAAAATGTATGTGTTGGAGCCAGCATTTAAAGCTGACTTTTCGTTTGTAAAGGCATGGAAAGGAGACGAAGCCGGCAACCTTATTTTTAAGGGAACTGCACGGAACTTTAACCCCTGTATGTGCGGAGCAGCTACCATTACCGTAGCTGAGGTAGAGGAGCTCTTGCCGGCAGGAAGTCTGGACCCGAATGAAATCCATATCCCTGGAATATTTGTGCAGCGTATTTTCCAAGGAAAATCATTTGAGAAAAGAATAGAGCGGCGAACGGTGAGACAAAAGAAATGA
- a CDS encoding gliding motility lipoprotein GldH, with amino-acid sequence MRNNFLFLLVAVLALSSCNELLVYSDYKPIKEGKWQMNQGVDFQFSELDSTETYNMFINIRNDDTFAFSNLFLITELEYPSGNTVKDTLEYKMAEPSGEWLGKGMGSVKENKLWFKENIDFPDSGVYKVNISHAMRKNGDVEGLHILEGVTDVGLEIEKAPKL; translated from the coding sequence ATGCGAAATAATTTTTTGTTTCTACTTGTTGCAGTCCTTGCCCTATCATCCTGCAATGAGTTGTTGGTTTACTCGGACTATAAACCCATCAAAGAAGGAAAATGGCAGATGAACCAAGGGGTGGACTTCCAATTTTCCGAACTGGATTCCACGGAAACATACAATATGTTCATCAACATCAGAAATGATGATACTTTTGCCTTTAGCAATTTATTTTTGATTACCGAATTAGAATATCCAAGCGGTAATACCGTTAAGGATACGTTGGAATACAAAATGGCAGAACCCAGTGGAGAATGGCTAGGGAAAGGAATGGGCAGTGTCAAGGAAAACAAACTTTGGTTCAAGGAAAACATCGATTTTCCCGATTCTGGCGTATATAAAGTGAATATTTCCCATGCCATGCGCAAAAATGGCGATGTGGAAGGCCTTCATATTTTAGAAGGAGTAACAGATGTTGGTTTGGAAATAGAAAAAGCACCCAAATTATAA
- a CDS encoding VPS10 domain-containing protein encodes MKKRLFLLLGALFGTLTFAQTANDYFEPMKFRNIGPFRGGRSVTASGVVGDPLTYYMGTTGGGLWKTSNAGGQWENISDGFFEMGSVGAVSVSPSNPNIVYCGMGEHAPRGVMTSYGDGMYKSNDAGKTWIKLGLEKTQHISRIIIHPTNPDIVYVAAQGALYAPNEERGIYRSMDGGKTWEKILYVDEGTGAAELSMDANNPLVLYAAMWEHQRKPNKVISGGPGSGLYKSTDGGDTWTEMTKGLPEEKGKMAIAVSPANSDKVYAVIESDTNQDKGGLFVSNDAGDSWQMVSGDNRLVQRAWYYIEVFADPNDEDTVYVLSASMFRSEDGGKTWETISVPHGDTHDLWINPDNSENILLADDGGATITFDYGENWTLQDNMPTAQFYRISTDNLFPYNIYGGQQDNTSVKIASLSVGRWSINQEDWHYSAGGESAFLAFDPDDPRYVMGGSYLGTIELLDMEAKMSSKVMAAPIQYLGRDARDMKYLYNWNAPVIWSKHKPGTFYHGAQLVLRTRDNGVTWEEISPDLTRDQDELQGKGGGPYTNEAVGAENYGTLAYIIESPHEKGILITGSDDGLVHITKNGGESWENITPKGLKECLVNAIEVSPHDPGTIYIATTRYKFNDYTPAIYKSSDYGKSWTNISEGIPYGAFTRVVREDQEQKGLLYAGTEKGLYVSWNDGKKWEALQLNLPKTPITDLKVHQGDLIVATSGRSFWILDNITTLSQYKGVAKDLKIYKPEEAIHGNWGSQLNSSSKSVTGTNSFEGMNPANGMVIYYNLPEKMDSTEVTMEILNGQGKVVRNFTSQKDESYIPHNGGGAPPKPVLGTDKGLNRFVWDLKTPIMPGIPRVYIEADFTGHKVPPGNYTINLKASGETVSTQGIVVPTPNTEITQERFEEHNAIMTDFETKLTDMHNKVNKLKEVQGQLEKLLKDLDNDDLKKEGQALLDKLKAWDKEMVQRKSQAYDDVENFPNKFTAEYLFVMNHSNSALPQINQPSKDRKRELDAQWVGLKQRAEALMNTEIPNFNAKLWENGVGAIRM; translated from the coding sequence ATGAAAAAAAGATTATTTCTTCTGTTAGGTGCATTATTTGGCACGCTGACTTTTGCACAGACCGCCAACGATTATTTTGAACCCATGAAATTTAGAAACATTGGACCATTTAGGGGCGGACGTTCCGTAACGGCAAGCGGTGTTGTGGGCGACCCGCTTACCTATTATATGGGTACAACGGGTGGCGGACTTTGGAAAACCAGCAATGCAGGAGGCCAATGGGAAAACATTTCTGATGGTTTTTTTGAAATGGGTTCCGTTGGGGCCGTTTCTGTTTCACCATCCAACCCCAATATTGTGTATTGTGGTATGGGCGAGCATGCGCCCAGAGGTGTAATGACCTCTTATGGAGACGGCATGTACAAATCCAACGATGCGGGAAAAACATGGATCAAGCTAGGCTTGGAAAAAACCCAACACATTTCACGGATTATCATCCACCCGACCAACCCCGATATTGTTTATGTAGCCGCCCAAGGAGCTCTGTACGCACCAAATGAGGAAAGAGGGATATACCGTTCCATGGATGGCGGTAAAACTTGGGAGAAGATTCTATATGTGGATGAGGGAACAGGAGCCGCGGAGCTTTCCATGGATGCCAATAACCCTTTAGTGTTATATGCAGCGATGTGGGAGCATCAGCGCAAGCCCAACAAGGTAATCAGTGGTGGACCCGGAAGTGGATTGTATAAAAGTACCGATGGCGGGGATACTTGGACTGAAATGACCAAAGGTCTTCCCGAAGAAAAAGGGAAAATGGCCATAGCGGTAAGCCCTGCCAATTCTGATAAGGTGTATGCCGTAATCGAAAGTGACACAAACCAAGACAAGGGTGGTCTGTTCGTTTCGAATGATGCCGGTGATAGCTGGCAGATGGTAAGTGGAGATAACCGATTGGTGCAACGTGCCTGGTATTATATTGAAGTGTTTGCCGACCCTAATGATGAAGACACCGTGTATGTGCTGAGTGCTTCCATGTTCCGTTCCGAAGATGGGGGGAAAACATGGGAGACCATCTCAGTGCCCCATGGCGATACCCACGATTTGTGGATCAATCCGGATAACTCCGAAAACATTTTGTTGGCGGACGATGGCGGGGCGACCATTACTTTTGATTATGGCGAAAATTGGACGCTACAGGACAATATGCCCACAGCTCAATTTTACAGAATCAGTACGGATAACCTGTTCCCTTACAATATCTACGGAGGTCAACAAGATAATACTTCGGTAAAAATTGCAAGTCTTTCCGTAGGTCGATGGAGCATCAACCAAGAAGATTGGCATTATTCCGCAGGTGGGGAGAGTGCTTTTTTGGCCTTTGATCCCGATGACCCAAGATATGTAATGGGCGGAAGTTATTTGGGCACTATTGAGTTGTTGGATATGGAAGCAAAAATGTCGAGTAAGGTCATGGCAGCTCCCATCCAATATTTGGGACGTGATGCACGCGATATGAAATACCTCTACAATTGGAACGCACCCGTAATTTGGTCCAAACACAAACCCGGTACGTTTTATCATGGAGCCCAATTGGTGCTAAGAACTAGGGACAACGGTGTCACTTGGGAAGAAATATCCCCGGACCTAACCAGAGATCAAGATGAGCTGCAAGGAAAAGGAGGTGGCCCCTACACCAACGAAGCCGTAGGTGCCGAAAACTACGGAACTTTAGCTTACATTATTGAATCACCGCACGAAAAAGGAATTTTGATTACGGGAAGTGATGATGGTTTGGTGCATATCACCAAAAATGGAGGGGAGTCATGGGAGAACATAACCCCAAAGGGGTTAAAGGAATGTTTGGTGAACGCCATTGAGGTATCGCCACATGACCCAGGTACCATCTACATTGCCACCACCCGATATAAATTCAACGATTACACCCCTGCCATATACAAAAGCAGCGACTACGGTAAATCGTGGACGAACATAAGTGAAGGAATTCCTTATGGAGCTTTTACACGGGTAGTGCGAGAAGATCAAGAGCAAAAAGGATTGTTGTACGCAGGTACCGAGAAGGGACTCTATGTTTCTTGGAACGATGGAAAAAAATGGGAAGCCTTACAATTGAATTTGCCCAAAACACCGATTACGGATTTAAAGGTGCATCAAGGGGATTTGATCGTGGCAACATCTGGAAGGTCTTTTTGGATTTTGGACAACATTACCACACTATCACAGTACAAGGGAGTTGCCAAAGACCTGAAAATTTACAAGCCAGAAGAAGCCATTCACGGTAATTGGGGAAGTCAGCTTAACAGCAGTTCAAAAAGTGTGACGGGAACCAATTCTTTTGAAGGAATGAACCCTGCCAATGGCATGGTAATCTACTATAATCTTCCCGAAAAAATGGATTCTACGGAGGTGACCATGGAAATTTTGAATGGCCAGGGTAAAGTAGTTCGCAATTTTACTTCCCAAAAAGATGAAAGTTATATACCGCATAATGGCGGTGGAGCTCCACCAAAGCCTGTTTTGGGAACCGACAAGGGATTGAACCGCTTTGTTTGGGATTTAAAAACCCCAATAATGCCAGGCATTCCAAGAGTTTATATTGAGGCTGATTTTACGGGTCACAAAGTGCCACCGGGGAACTACACCATCAATTTAAAAGCCAGTGGGGAAACAGTTTCCACGCAAGGAATCGTTGTTCCCACACCCAACACCGAAATAACACAAGAGCGTTTTGAGGAACACAATGCCATTATGACGGATTTCGAGACCAAACTTACCGATATGCACAACAAAGTGAACAAGTTGAAAGAAGTGCAAGGTCAATTGGAGAAGCTTTTGAAAGATTTGGATAATGATGATCTTAAGAAAGAAGGCCAAGCTTTACTCGATAAATTAAAAGCATGGGACAAGGAAATGGTACAGCGAAAATCACAGGCGTATGACGATGTGGAGAACTTCCCCAACAAGTTTACCGCAGAATATCTTTTTGTGATGAACCATAGCAACAGCGCATTGCCACAAATCAATCAACCGTCAAAAGATAGAAAGAGAGAACTGGACGCACAATGGGTTGGGTTAAAACAACGAGCAGAAGCTCTAATGAATACAGAAATACCTAATTTTAACGCCAAACTCTGGGAGAATGGTGTTGGTGCCATTCGGATGTAA
- a CDS encoding very short patch repair endonuclease, with product MPREYPKDRIKVPRFSEDSGFYTTPQRSRIMGRIRGKNTKPELAFRKALWQSGYRYRIDYKKLIGKPDIALKKYKTAIFIDGEYWHGYNWEERKQKIKTNREFWIPKIERNMQRDEEVNQALKEMGYTVFRFWESEIKKNLDECLEEVLVHLDKVKAAFSQS from the coding sequence ATGCCCAGAGAATACCCGAAAGATCGCATCAAAGTACCTCGATTTAGCGAGGATTCGGGGTTTTACACTACACCGCAGCGTTCCAGGATCATGGGAAGAATACGGGGCAAGAACACCAAGCCAGAGCTTGCCTTCAGAAAAGCGTTGTGGCAGTCGGGCTACCGTTACCGCATCGACTACAAAAAACTCATTGGAAAGCCCGATATCGCCCTAAAAAAGTACAAGACCGCTATATTTATTGATGGTGAGTACTGGCACGGCTACAATTGGGAGGAGCGTAAACAAAAAATCAAGACTAACCGAGAGTTCTGGATTCCGAAGATTGAACGCAACATGCAACGGGACGAGGAGGTGAATCAAGCTCTAAAAGAAATGGGATATACCGTCTTCCGTTTTTGGGAATCTGAAATCAAGAAAAACTTAGATGAATGTTTGGAGGAAGTTTTAGTGCACTTGGATAAAGTCAAAGCTGCTTTTTCACAATCTTGA
- a CDS encoding PSP1 domain-containing protein → MACSSCSTGKDGQPRGCKNNGTCGTDGCNKLTVFDWLSNMSLPNGQKPFDCVEVRFKNSRKEFFRNTENLTLSIGDVVATQAKSGHDVGVVTLTGELVRIQMKKKKVAPDDKTIPKIYRKATQRDIDIWQKCRDREEEIKKRSREIAISLRLEMKLSDVEFQGDGSKATFYYTAEDRVDFRQLIKDMAKAFGIRIEMRQIGYRQEAQRLGGIGSCGRELCCSTWLTDFRSVSTASARYQQLALNPQKLAGQCGKLKCCLNYELDMYLEALKNFPPSDCKLKTQKGIAFCQKADIFKETLWFSYKDEPATWHTLSKDQVLEILELNKKNEKIASLEEYAADNVDEEKTTFENVVGQDSLTRFDRPKNKKRRKKKRRKPKSKASNAK, encoded by the coding sequence ATGGCGTGTAGCAGTTGTTCAACCGGCAAGGATGGACAACCGCGTGGTTGCAAGAACAATGGTACTTGCGGCACTGATGGTTGTAACAAGCTAACAGTCTTTGACTGGCTTTCCAATATGTCGTTGCCCAACGGTCAAAAACCTTTTGATTGCGTTGAGGTACGTTTTAAAAATAGTAGAAAGGAATTTTTTAGGAATACGGAGAATCTCACATTGTCCATAGGTGATGTAGTGGCCACTCAGGCCAAATCAGGTCATGATGTTGGCGTGGTTACCCTTACCGGTGAATTGGTGCGGATACAGATGAAAAAGAAAAAGGTGGCACCTGATGATAAGACCATCCCTAAAATTTACAGAAAAGCCACCCAACGGGACATTGATATTTGGCAAAAATGTAGGGATAGGGAAGAAGAAATAAAGAAACGTTCCCGAGAAATAGCCATTTCGTTAAGGCTAGAAATGAAATTGAGCGACGTGGAATTCCAAGGAGACGGTTCCAAAGCTACGTTTTACTACACCGCGGAAGATCGAGTGGATTTTAGACAGTTGATCAAGGACATGGCCAAAGCCTTTGGTATTCGTATTGAAATGCGCCAAATCGGCTACCGACAAGAAGCCCAGCGCTTGGGAGGTATCGGTTCCTGTGGGCGTGAGCTTTGCTGTTCTACGTGGTTGACAGATTTCAGATCGGTCAGTACTGCATCTGCCCGTTACCAACAATTGGCCTTGAACCCTCAAAAATTGGCAGGTCAATGTGGCAAGCTCAAATGCTGCCTCAATTATGAGCTGGATATGTATCTGGAAGCACTCAAAAATTTTCCTCCCTCCGATTGTAAGCTCAAAACCCAAAAAGGGATAGCTTTTTGCCAAAAAGCGGATATTTTTAAAGAAACCCTATGGTTCTCCTACAAAGATGAACCCGCTACATGGCATACTTTGTCCAAAGACCAAGTGTTGGAAATTTTGGAGCTAAATAAGAAGAACGAAAAAATTGCAAGCCTAGAGGAGTATGCTGCCGATAATGTGGATGAGGAAAAAACTACGTTTGAAAATGTAGTAGGCCAAGATAGCCTTACCCGTTTTGATAGGCCCAAGAATAAAAAGCGAAGAAAGAAAAAACGTAGAAAACCAAAATCCAAAGCATCCAATGCGAAATAA
- a CDS encoding 3-oxoacid CoA-transferase subunit B has product MLDKNGIAKRIAKEVKDGYYVNLGIGIPTLVANFVRDDVSVEFQSENGVLGMGPFPFEGEEDADIINAGKQTITTLPGASFFDSALSFGMIRGQHVHLTILGAMEVAENGDIANWKIPGKMVKGMGGAMDLVASAENIIVAMMHTNRAGESKLLKRCTLPLTGVGCVKKIVTNLAVLEVTPNGFKLMERAPGVTVEEIVEATEGKLVVEGDIPEMTI; this is encoded by the coding sequence ATGCTTGATAAAAACGGAATAGCAAAACGGATCGCAAAAGAGGTCAAAGACGGATACTACGTAAACCTGGGTATTGGTATTCCCACTTTGGTCGCCAATTTTGTACGGGACGATGTAAGTGTTGAATTTCAAAGCGAGAACGGAGTATTGGGCATGGGGCCTTTCCCATTTGAGGGGGAAGAGGATGCTGATATCATCAATGCGGGTAAACAGACCATAACCACTTTGCCAGGTGCTTCTTTTTTTGATTCTGCCCTGAGTTTTGGAATGATCAGGGGCCAACACGTCCATTTGACCATTTTAGGGGCGATGGAAGTAGCGGAGAACGGAGATATCGCCAACTGGAAGATACCTGGAAAGATGGTAAAAGGAATGGGAGGTGCCATGGACTTGGTAGCTTCTGCGGAAAATATCATAGTGGCGATGATGCACACGAACAGGGCCGGGGAATCAAAATTGTTGAAACGATGCACCTTGCCTTTGACCGGTGTAGGGTGTGTAAAAAAAATTGTGACCAATCTTGCCGTTTTGGAGGTGACTCCCAATGGATTCAAATTAATGGAAAGAGCACCTGGGGTCACCGTTGAGGAAATCGTAGAAGCAACCGAAGGAAAACTTGTTGTGGAAGGAGATATTCCCGAAATGACTATTTAA
- a CDS encoding penicillin-binding protein 1A — translation MAKTRQKKQQQNFFPFIKWFWILFGAGVLSVVLIFLLASWGALGEMPTFERLENPETNLATEFISSDGETLGKLYLDDNRTWVDYETLPQNVVNALVATEDARYYDHSGIDARGFARALAYLGTKGGASTISQQLARQLFVGVRSRNLFEAVTQKIKEWVIATRLERNYTKEEIIAMYLNIYDFGYNADGIRSASRIYFGKEPAELRTEESAVLVGMLKNSSLYNPIRREELVFNRRNTVLGQMAKYGYISEKEKDSLQNREMKINFNPESHREGLATYFRMYMQRYLNNWVRENPKPDGEKYNIYLDGLKVYTTIDSRMQQNAEEAVQEHMKNLQAEFFHQNTPDRNPTAPFLDLTSGAIDTIMERAMKRSARWRHLKREGLAEKDIEATFHKKTEMTVFDWNSDSFEKDTIMTPMDSIRYYKTFLRTAMMSMEPQTGHVKAWVGGIDYKHFQYDNVIQGSRQAGSLFKPFVYAAAIDQLRYSPCFTLPDNLYSIEPGKHGNMEAWTPKNSDGTYSGEDMTLKSALANSVNTITAQLIDRVGPGSVASIAKSMGVTKDIAEVPSIALGTPDVSVYEMVGAFGTYANQGVYVKPVMVTRIEDKNGTVLFEYKPETKDVLSKDVAYAMINLLEGVTQYGSGGRLRHTYGKNQTVYKEIITGYPYELTNPIAGKTGTTQNQSDGWFMGMVPNLVTGVWVGGEDRSIHFNRLLYGQGASMALPIWALYMKKNYANEEIGVSKDAFEAPEEMSINIDCSKQQQEEEEDIDTGDDLDDLDF, via the coding sequence ATGGCAAAGACTCGTCAAAAAAAACAGCAGCAAAATTTTTTTCCTTTCATTAAATGGTTTTGGATTTTATTTGGAGCAGGAGTACTTTCCGTTGTTCTAATCTTTCTATTGGCCTCTTGGGGAGCCCTTGGAGAAATGCCCACCTTTGAACGTTTGGAAAACCCAGAGACCAATTTGGCAACAGAATTCATCTCTTCGGATGGAGAAACATTGGGAAAACTCTATTTAGATGACAATAGAACTTGGGTAGATTATGAAACCCTGCCACAAAATGTAGTAAATGCCCTTGTGGCAACCGAGGACGCCCGATATTATGATCACTCCGGAATTGACGCCCGGGGATTTGCAAGGGCTTTGGCCTATTTGGGAACCAAAGGAGGGGCAAGTACCATTTCGCAACAGCTGGCACGCCAACTCTTCGTAGGGGTAAGATCTAGAAACCTATTTGAGGCAGTAACACAAAAAATCAAGGAATGGGTTATAGCTACCCGTTTGGAGCGTAACTACACAAAGGAGGAGATTATAGCCATGTACCTCAATATTTATGATTTTGGGTACAATGCTGACGGTATTCGTTCTGCATCTAGAATTTACTTTGGAAAAGAGCCCGCCGAACTTAGAACCGAAGAGTCCGCCGTATTGGTGGGTATGCTAAAAAACTCGTCCCTTTATAACCCCATACGCCGTGAAGAATTGGTTTTTAACAGACGTAACACCGTTCTCGGGCAAATGGCCAAATATGGATATATCTCTGAAAAGGAGAAGGACTCTTTGCAAAATAGAGAGATGAAAATCAACTTTAACCCAGAATCGCACAGAGAAGGGTTGGCCACCTATTTTAGGATGTACATGCAGCGTTATTTGAACAATTGGGTTCGTGAAAATCCAAAACCGGATGGTGAAAAATACAATATCTATTTGGATGGATTAAAGGTTTATACCACCATAGATTCCAGAATGCAACAAAATGCGGAAGAAGCAGTTCAAGAACACATGAAAAACCTACAAGCTGAGTTCTTTCACCAAAATACGCCCGACCGCAACCCTACAGCTCCATTTCTGGATTTGACAAGCGGGGCTATTGATACCATTATGGAACGCGCCATGAAACGATCGGCCAGATGGCGCCATCTTAAACGTGAAGGATTGGCTGAAAAGGACATTGAAGCAACTTTCCACAAGAAAACCGAAATGACCGTTTTTGATTGGAACAGCGATTCCTTTGAAAAAGATACTATAATGACACCAATGGACTCCATACGGTACTACAAAACATTTCTACGTACTGCAATGATGTCCATGGAACCCCAAACGGGACACGTAAAAGCTTGGGTGGGAGGTATAGATTACAAACATTTTCAATATGACAATGTAATTCAAGGATCAAGACAAGCGGGTTCATTGTTTAAACCTTTCGTGTATGCTGCGGCAATTGATCAATTACGTTACTCCCCTTGTTTCACCTTGCCAGACAACCTATATAGTATTGAGCCCGGGAAACATGGAAATATGGAGGCATGGACCCCTAAAAACTCTGATGGAACATATTCTGGAGAGGATATGACATTAAAGAGTGCACTGGCCAATTCCGTAAACACCATCACCGCGCAATTGATTGATAGGGTAGGCCCGGGTTCCGTGGCTTCCATAGCAAAAAGTATGGGTGTTACAAAGGATATTGCAGAAGTGCCGTCCATTGCTCTGGGCACGCCCGACGTTAGTGTATATGAAATGGTAGGAGCCTTTGGGACCTATGCCAACCAAGGGGTGTATGTAAAACCCGTAATGGTCACCCGTATCGAAGATAAAAACGGTACCGTGCTCTTTGAATACAAACCAGAAACAAAGGATGTACTGAGCAAAGATGTGGCCTATGCCATGATCAACCTTTTGGAAGGTGTTACTCAATATGGTTCGGGTGGGCGTCTAAGGCACACCTATGGCAAAAACCAAACTGTTTACAAGGAAATCATAACAGGATACCCTTATGAATTAACCAATCCTATTGCCGGTAAAACAGGTACTACACAAAATCAAAGCGATGGTTGGTTTATGGGGATGGTACCCAACTTGGTTACAGGCGTATGGGTAGGAGGTGAAGATAGGTCCATTCACTTTAATCGCTTATTATATGGACAGGGAGCATCTATGGCATTGCCAATATGGGCCCTTTATATGAAGAAAAACTACGCCAACGAAGAAATAGGCGTTTCCAAGGATGCTTTTGAGGCACCAGAAGAAATGTCGATCAATATAGATTGTTCCAAACAACAACAGGAAGAAGAGGAAGATATTGATACTGGAGACGATTTGGACGATTTGGATTTCTAG